GTTTCTCCGGGTGGTGCTGGAAATCGACTCCTGAAAGGGTATTgcggaaaaaaaggaaaacaaaattgaaaaaggaaaaataaagacAGTCTTGAGTCatttgtctttcttgcaaatcgttcaacttttgtttttggaaaatagcaaaaaaaaaggaataaaaagaaacaacaaaaaaatggcaataaaaaaacaaaagttgcagtgtcagacttttccgaggtcaaatgtttAATCAAAGAtaacaatttgacatttttctcaagacgtttgtgcaTATGTTGCTTGAAAACCTTCACCCTTCACCTTCCCAAAATAAAGGATCGTCCCCAACAAACTTTGTCACCGCCCtcaataacaaagtaaacctttacaATGGGGCAGATTGGCTTGGCCAAAatttttctcgcttgcgctagtagggtgatccctgaatccattgGGACAAAGcaaagagaacaaaaaaaaagaagaagaaggagcattccactagattgaaaacccgaaagggccgtctaaaaaaaaaacgactcatgttgaggtcatccagttgcaaaattaatcttttgaaaataaagcaatcagagttcaaaatgatgtgtggccttcttgtctttacctaaaagcaaaaatatatacattgtCACCCTGtttgaaccaaaaataaattcttttttcaaaatcatccccaagcaagggttgtcatAAGGTAGGAGTCGACTCATAATGCAAATaaagagcactcaatgatcaaacaaagagaattcatcaagaagagtaaaaaaaagaataaaaaacaaagaaaaaacaaaaagaacaataaaaaatcacaaagtgatgttgagcaaaaagaatgaaaaacgaagttcaagaaaaaaaacaaagtgctcaaaaagtcagATAATTGATGCAATacttagatgataacccttgttttaaaaaaaaaataaccaacaaacattcatttgggcctttatatcctttctttcaataccttttagcccttagccacattacaagcttaataaagtccacgcagattggataatgtttgctcaAGTTTTCATGAAGCTTAAGTTTGCGATAAGGGGAAATGATTTTCAATGTgtcaaaaaaaaagagaagagaagaaaaaagcaaaaagaaaaagaaaaaaaagaagaaaaagtaatgtctCGGGAAGAGGGGATCACCCTGCCATCTAaccagaagcatgcaaaagaaaaatcaaacccaTTGGGGGCCATCCTTTTAGCCGATCCTTTTCATGCCCACTACTTATTCCAGACAGAACCCTTTACCAAAAAAATCGGGGCAACTTTGTCAGTCTCACCCGattttttcatcaacccataacCCCAGGATCGGGACAGCTTTACAAGGCCCACTTGACTTTTTCACCTTATTTTCCATAGATCCAAACCTATGTTCATTTTCCAAAACACCAAACTGGGGCAGCCTTTGTGTATCCCATTTCACCTTGACATTCTTGTATCACATCTCCGTCGACGAGTGTGTGAGGGATGATGTGCCCATGTGCCTGTCCCAGCCTTCCAAACCATTCCAAacaactctcattctcttcaaacCCATCCTtttgccaataaattcaagcatTTGTGCATTGATGTCTTggaagaaaaagtcaaaatgtaataatctcaaatttagaccTCGAAATGTATGGCATtcctcagttttcacaaaacattgaaataaagaccagtttgattattgcaagtaagatgactgactcaagcaaaaagaaatgcaaaataaagcaaatgttttttcatcaattcatcaaaaagaaaatctttcggattgaaaccctcttcattcatatgaatggtggTTGAGtccttcttcaaaaataaaaaaatgacattcaAATGTTCTTTTTCAAGTGATTTTGTTTCTTGCCGATCATGTCTTTCTCTCATATTGGGGTTTTGACACAACCTGATCCTGCATCAAAATTTTGACACTTTGTCATGAAGGGTTTCAACTCCTTGTTGCTTTTCAGAAATCAAGTTTTTGtcgaaaatcacaaaaaaaaaaaaaatataactttcaaatttcaaaagcccagtttccacactggcccattAGCCCaatttctacactggcccataagcccagtttcacctggcccataagcccagtttctacactggcccataagcccagtttccacactggcccataagcccagctcgcctggcacctcaagctcaagtttttctttctgttatcggccctctgcttggcaatggtcggatttaaatttctgttctgtgagtttggccctctgtgaggcaatggtcaaatccaggttttagttttttgttatcggccctctgcttggcaatggtcggatttaaatttctgttctgtgagtttggccctttgtgaggcaatggtcaaatcaaggttttagttttctgttatcggccctctgcttggcaatggtcagttttaaatttatgttctgtgagtttggccctctgcgaggcaatggtcaaatccaggttttagttttctgttatcggccctctgcttggcaatggtcggacttaaatttttgttctgtgagtttggccctctgtgaggtaatggtcaaatccaggttttagttttctgttatcggccctctgcttggcaatggtcagatttaaatttttgttctgtgagtttggccctctgcgaggcaattgTCAAATCcaagttttagttttctgttatcggccctctgcgtggcaatggtcggatttaaatttctgttctgtgagtttggccctctacgaggcaatggtcaaatccaggttttagttttctgttatcggccctctgcgtggcaatggtcggatttaaatttctgttctgtgagtttggccctctgcgaggcaatggtcaaatccaggttttagttttctattatcggccctctgcgtggcaatggtcggatttaaatttctgttctgtgagtttggccctctgcNNNNNNNNNNNNNNNNNNNNNNNNNNNNNNNNNNNNNNNNNNNNNNNNNNNNNNNNNNNNNNNNNNNNNNNNNNNNNNNNNNNNNNNNNNNNNNNNNNNNNNNNNNNNNNNNNNNNNNNNNNNNNNNNNNNNNNNNNNNNNNNNNNNNNNNNNNNNNNNNNNNNNNNNNNNNNNNNNNNNNNNNNNNNNNNNNNNNNNNNNNNNNNNNNNNNNNNNNNNNNNNNNNNNNNNNNNNNNNNNNNNNNNNNNNNNNNNNNNNNNNNNNNNNNNNNNNNNNNNNNNNNNNNNNNNNNNNNNNNNNNNNNNNNNNNNNNNNNNNNNNNNNNNNNNNNNNNNNNNNNNNNNNNNNNNNNNNNNNNNNNNNNNNNNNNNNNNNNNNNNNNNNNNNNNNNNNNNNNNNNNNNNNNNNNNNNNNNNNNNNNNNNNNNNNNNNNNNNNNNNNNNNNNNNNNNNNNNNNNNNNNNNNNNNNNNNNNNNNNNNNNNNNNNNNNNNNNNNNNNNNNNNNNNNNNNNNNNNNNNNNNNNNNNNNNNNNNNNNNNNNNNNNNNNNNNNNNNNNNNNNNNNNNNNNNNNNNNNNNNNNNNNNNNNNNNNNNNNNNNNNNNNNNNNNNNNNNNNNNNNNNNNNNNNNNNNNNNNNNNNNNNNNNNNNNNNNNNNNNNNNNNNNNNNNNNNNNNNNNNNNNNNNNNNNNNNNNNNNNNNNNNNNNNNNNNNNNNNNNNNNNNNNNNNNNNNNNNNNNNNNNNNNNNNNNNNNNNNNNNNNNNNNNNNNNNNNNNNNNNNNNNNNNNNNNNNNNNNNNNNNNNNNNNNNNNNNNNNNNNNNNNNNNNNNNNNNNNNNNNNNNNNNNNNNNNNNNNNNNNNNNNNNNNNNNNNNNNNNNNNNNNNNNNNNNNNNNNNNNNNNNNNNNNNNNNNNNNNNNNNNNNNNNNNNNNNNNNNNNNNNNNNNNNNNNNNNNNNNNNNNNNNNNNNNNNNNNNNNNNNNNNNNNNNNNNNNNNNNNNNNNNNNNNNNNNNNNNNNNNNNNNNNNNNNNNNNNNNNNNNNNNNNNNNNNNNNNNNNNNNNNNNNNNNNNNNNNNNNNNNNNNNNNNNNNNNNNNNNNNNNNNNNNNNNNNNNNNNNNNNNNNNTCACCCCTATCCAAACCATTCCACGCTCACAATCACAGCCTCAATCACCATTTTATCTTCTTCCACACACACGCACAATACCATAACAGAAACCATCCTCCACTACTCCAACCCGTGATTCCTCCAACTGGATTGATCCCTTCAACCATCACACACAACACGAAACCTCCTCCTCTAGCCCAACTTCATCTTCGAACCCCAACACACAACTCCTATATTCATTCACCTTTACCATGTTTATCTGGATTTTTCCATGATCTCTATCATTTATTCTTCAAAATTCTTCCACCCCACGCCCATGATATAACCATAGAACAACCTTTcaactccaaaaaaaaaaaaacaggaaatTCATTCAGTACCTCCATCACCATCACACAAACTCATCTCAACACTCAAAGTAAAAAAACAGATTTCAGAGGCAGGTGCTAAGTTCACACGAAGAGCGGCACAATATCAACACAGATATTCTGATGAATTTCTAGGAAAATCTGAAGCAAGTTGCACAAGATCGTGGTAGCTCTCGGAGATGCAGCAGAGGTAAGCCTAATTGGAGAAAGTTGCGGCGAGCCTAGATCAATGGCAAGTGGCGCCACAGGTCGACGACTTGAAGTGGAACGATTGGACGAAGGTACACCCATGGAGGGAGGAACTGGCGTGAATGGTCTCGTGGATTTCGTTTGATGCAGCTGCGGCTATGAGATAGGCGGCAGCGCGATGGTGGAAGAAGGAAGGCTCGACGGAGGGGGACGCCTTTGACTCGGTGTCAGCGGCGACCTGCGACGACCAACGGCCGACATTATTCACGAATAAGAAGGTTTCCCTCGCGCGAGGAGAAGAAGGTGAAGGGGATTTTGTTGACACGGCCGACAATGACCTGGCGACGAACATCGTCGCTGAAGATGCCTTCGGCTGTAGACTGCGGTGGCTGGTTGGGTGGAGGCCGGTCGTGGCTGTAAGCGGTGGAGGTGAGGTCTCTGGTTTCCTCCGTTCAGAGGAGAAGATGACTCTGAGTCTGGCGCGTTTAGGCACAAATGGTGAAATTGGGGAAACCCCTAATGGACAGTTGAGTTGGGGCAAAGGACTTTNNNNNNNNNNNNNNNNNNNNNNNNNNNNNNNNNNNNNNNNNNNNNNNNNNNNNNNNNNNNNNNNNNNNNNNNNNNNNNNNNNNNNNNNNNNNNNNNNNNNNNNNNNNNNNNNNNNNNNNNNNNNNNNNNNNNNNNNNNNNNNNNNNNNNNNNNNNNNNNNNNNNNNNNNNNNNNNNNNNNNNNNNNNNNNNNNNNNNNNNNNNNNNNNNNNNNNNNNNNNNNNNNNNNNNNNNNNNNNNNNNNNNNNNNNNNNNNNNNNNNNNNNNNNNNNNNNNNNNNNNNNNNNNNNNNNNNNNNNNNNNNNNNNNNNNNNNNNNNNNNNNNNNNNNNNNNNNNNNNNNNNNNNNNNNNNNNNNNNNNNNNNNNNNNNNNNNNNNNNNNNNNNNNNNNNNNNNNNNNNNNNNNNNNNNNNNNNNNNNNNNNNNNNNNNNNNNNNNNNNNNNNNNNNNNNNNNNNNNNNNNNNNNNNNNNNNNNNNNNNNNNNNNNNNNNNNNNNNNNNNNNNNNNNNNNNNNNNNNNNNNNNNNNNNNNNNNNNNNNNNNNNNNNNNNNNNNNNNNNNNNNNNNNNNNNNNNNNNNNNNNNNNNNNNNNNNNNNNNNNNNNNNNNNNNNNNNNNNNNNNNNNNNNNNNNNNNNNNNNNNNNNNNNNNNNNNNNNNNNNNNNNNNNNNNNNNNNNNNNNNNNNNNNNNNNNNNNNNNNNNNNNNNNNNNNNNNNNNNNNNNNNNNNNNNNNNNNNNNNNNNNNNNNNNNNNNNNNNNNNNNNNNNNNNNNNNNNNNNNNNNNNNNNNNNNNNNNNNNNNNNNNNNNNNNNNNNNNNNNNNNNNNNNNNNNNNNNNNNNNNNNNNNNNNNNNNNNNNNNNNNNNNNNNNNNNNNNNNNNNNNNNNNNNNNNNNNNNNNNNNNNNNNNNNNNNNNNNNNNNNNNNNNNNNNNNNNNNNNNNNNNNNNNNNNNNNNNNNNNNNNNNNNNNNNNNNNNNNNNNNNNNNNNNNNNNNNNNNNNNNNNNNNNNNNNNNNNNNNNNgcgaccgctcgcgtaggccttgtgctgaaaatcttttccttctcttttacaaaaatcaataaaaatattttgaaaaggtttaagcacacgtgcgaccgttcgcgtaggccttgtgctagaaaaccatttccttctttattaaaaataccaaaatatttccaaacaaacaatcaatcttttagaaagaactacgtaaccctgatttctcattttgaatgagaatacgtaggagcaaggtcaatccttgtcgggcccaaaaaaataaaaaaatattttggtttctttatatcattgttcttgggatagtcaaacattttgcaaaccacatctttattcgcgcatttaattaaaggtactgccttcgggcaggcgttgtagggtgctaacaccttccctacgcgtaaccgactcccgaacccaatctttggttttcgtggaccgtgtcttctctttatggttttttccatagttttccagaataaactatggtggcgactccaaaacatttctTAAACATGATtctctttggatcgtcgtcccgtcgcgattttcggTTGCGACACGTCTCATCTTCGAATTCTAAATCCCTAATTTCctttcaaaatccttttttCTGTAAATCCTATTCAGTTCACAAATCTCCAATCTCAACTGCACAAAAtccctaatttattttttttaactacttTGACCAATTATACAAGGCCATGTCAAAAATTAATACATcatcttaatttaaatattaattatacgtagtaataaaaacattaacataaacatttttacTGCAATATGTCAGCATTTCTTAATGTCCTTTCTGATCACTTAATGAAAATGACTTAATGGTTatgattttacaaaatttaggaCTCAATgaggatttaaatttttttattagaaactaatatatatatatatatatatatatatatatatatatataatatgcaggcttttgaaaataaatgttatcaTGATGAATATAAGAGATTAGTTTGATAATAAACGTTTTTCTTATCATTATAAGTATTAATTATATGGTGAGTTGCGTATAGTTATCTAAAATAATGTagaagattattttataataataatttcaaaaagtaatataataggTAGtggtatttaattaattaatatatatatatatatatattaaaattttcaaatttctataaatattaaatatgatggTTTCCCTCTTGATTTCTTTTagataaatttaacattaattatttttataaattcatttattagtaTATTGAGTAGTATCATATCCACGGTgttaaaatatgtcaaatattttaataatggatattaaacaatcaaatattgtgttagttataatttagatattattttaattcgtGGAGATTTGTacacctgtcattcctttaataaaggaagaattataggatcattatatatatatatatatatatatatatatatatatatatatatatatatatggtactctattgAAAGTCtaacattgactagagataaggccaaattataatatataagtcgggtgcaaacctcaccttaaaagtcggttttgtgggattgaattaggcttaaagctcacttcttaatatggtatcagaccCATGGTTAGAGcatatcctagcgatatttcttgtttcttgggcatttctattccacccgttctATTCCACcatatcggaccacccattaattcTATTATCAGGCCCAaaatgtctatacctcggcgtgaaagGGGTATgctggaagtctcacatcgactagaaataaggccaaattataatatataagtggagtgcaaacctcaccctcaCCTTGAAAGTCAGTtctgtgggattgagttaggcttaaagttcacttcttaataaaataaactgaactataaaaatacaaattcaaaattttcttttacataatcatctcatattccaaatataattttaactttaaatataaaagaaaaaacacgatcccaattaaaacaaaattttaaaattgtgaatcaataaatttattttctaataagaGAACTACATCATcctaattatcttttttttttattaatttttcatatattttcttaatcgactttacatttgaatttgatttcaaaagtcatttttcttcaattagctaactttacatatttttccttaataaattatgttgagatttttattttttattttttatttttttaccatgTTGTCGTTAACAATAATCTATCTAAGAACTTTGTTTTCTCATTTGCACAAATTATTTTtgatacaatatatatatatatatatatatatatatatatatatatatatatatatataaactattttatgaTATGATGAATTGTAATAGACAAATGAAATAGAAGAGTTCAAAGAATCCTAATAACAAACATAATACATGTCAACGAAAAAGTAAACATCTAAACCTTTTTTTTGCAAATGTTGTAAACATTAATGGCTATGCTTAGTTATCACTATCCTAGAATGAAATGGACAATAATCTAGGCTAAGTATTGCCTACTACATCGTTTGTTCTAATAAATACTGTTCTAAGCAAATCATGAAAAGAACTTGTAGTGCTTAGCtgaaataatgatttttcttaatGAACCAATTGGAGCTAGTATCACCAACAGAATCCCAAGCACGATGCATGTCTGCAACATAATAAGGAAAGTTTGTATCAATATAAATTACTAAGCACAATAAGAATATCTAATAAGAAATTTTCACATTAATCTCAGTTCACATACCCAATTCACTATCCAGGATAAGGAAAATCTCCTTGGTTTGTAGAGTTTAAGCCATATGATACACGGTAGCTGTAAcaagaatatatataatcaatatatgaTCTATATAATTTCcttgttaattaaataaaaaaagaaataagaaaaacattaaagaaCATCTAATTGCATGCTTTTACTTACAAAGTAAGTTGTTGGGGCAAAGGCAAACCCTCCTAAAAATCCAAGAAGAGAACCAAAGAAGGGGACGCATATGCCAACTAACATTGTCAATactgaaaaaatagaaaaggatagttataaaatatctatgtatttatatatttataatgataataactcAAACTAAAGATAAAGCTGATAAATATATGACTTACACACAAAGACAGTGCGCGCAACAAAGCGGAGTGTAAAACAAGGACGGAATTTCATTCGCTTCACCAAAAAGGTTTCCATCATATCAAAGACGGGCATTGAGAATACCTATGGTTtgcaaagtttaaaaaatgattgtgatcttgtttaaaagttaaatgaagTAAGAAGGTTATATATGTACCTGGTAGCCTCCAATAACATGGATAATAACAAACATGTTAGCTGCTGCAATAAGCCAAGAAGGTTTCTCTAGTGTGATGAGGATATTATCATCGACAGAGTTTCCAAAGATATAGTATCCAATGAAGGCCACAGGAAAGTAGCAGAAGCCAACTCCCAAGTATGCAACTACGACTCCTTTCCACATTGCTATCTTGGAAGGTTTCTCAGGTGTAGAAGGTATTGTTGCTTGGATTTCCAAAACCACATTATGACCTGCATAAGCGAATGCTACGTCTCCCATAGCAGTCATGAAGTTGAACACGCCATCCGCAGTGCTGTGTGCTTTGTACCCATAGTCCACATTCGCCACAGTGCCCTTCTTAAGGGAAGCCACCCAAGCAATGGTTGAGTAACTTCATGCATAtgcattatataaaaattagcaacacacacaaaacaatatacatatatataaatatagtttaCAGTTTGAGAGACTCATGAGTTTCATTACGCGAGAGACATGACTGCTGCGGCCAAAGATACTGCAGAAATAGAGTTGAAGTTTGGACAGAGAGAGAGAACGAAGTTCACAGAA
This genomic stretch from Vigna radiata var. radiata cultivar VC1973A chromosome 7, Vradiata_ver6, whole genome shotgun sequence harbors:
- the LOC106766719 gene encoding lysine histidine transporter-like 2, coding for MTTDTTADNNAINAWLPVTASRNAKWWYSAFHNLTAMVGAGVLTLPYAMSMMGWGPGSVILILSWIITLFTLWQMVEMHEMVPGERHDRYHELGQKAFGEKLGLYIVVPLQLLVEVGTCIVYMVTGGNSLKKFQETVCPSCQEIRGSYWIMVFASVNFVLSLCPNFNSISAVSLAAAVMSLAYSTIAWVASLKKGTVANVDYGYKAHSTADGVFNFMTAMGDVAFAYAGHNVVLEIQATIPSTPEKPSKIAMWKGVVVAYLGVGFCYFPVAFIGYYIFGNSVDDNILITLEKPSWLIAAANMFVIIHVIGGYQVFSMPVFDMMETFLVKRMKFRPCFTLRFVARTVFVLLTMLVGICVPFFGSLLGFLGGFAFAPTTYFLPCIIWLKLYKPRRFSLSWIVNWTCIVLGILLVILAPIGSLRKIIISAKHYKFFS